In the genome of Halobacterium noricense, one region contains:
- the minD gene encoding MinD/ParA family ATP-binding protein, with product MNEAGGDGYVFAVASGKGGVGKSTTTANLGVALADDGFHVAVVDVDLGMANLAGLLGVDPDETLHDVLGGEASPADATYETNGLTLVPGSTDLEQFARADAKSLHRVVEYLREDNDVVLLDAGAGLSYDIAMAMSVADGVLLVTTAELNSLTDATKTGQLVGKLDKPVVGAVFTRTGDGGFDDVEGIATALGTTDAVTVSVPHDDAVKLAVRKGHPVVSLQPDSPAARAYDRLAAKLADSVGMEPAEPEPTGFEWVDPDTGETEEPAEPVDDGPVYEIPLEDLIEEAGLDAEGEASKRRVKLYDRVKSKFS from the coding sequence ATGAACGAGGCCGGAGGCGACGGGTACGTGTTCGCCGTCGCCAGCGGGAAGGGTGGCGTCGGGAAGTCGACGACCACGGCGAACCTCGGCGTGGCGCTCGCCGACGACGGGTTCCACGTGGCCGTCGTGGACGTCGACCTCGGGATGGCGAACCTCGCCGGCCTCCTCGGCGTCGACCCGGACGAAACCCTCCACGACGTGCTCGGCGGAGAGGCGTCGCCGGCCGACGCCACCTACGAGACGAACGGCCTCACGCTGGTCCCCGGCTCGACCGACTTGGAGCAGTTCGCGCGAGCGGACGCCAAATCCCTCCACCGGGTCGTGGAGTACCTCCGCGAGGACAACGACGTCGTGTTGCTGGACGCGGGCGCGGGGCTGAGCTACGACATCGCGATGGCGATGAGCGTCGCCGACGGCGTGTTGCTCGTGACGACCGCGGAGTTGAACTCGCTGACGGACGCGACCAAGACCGGCCAGCTCGTGGGGAAACTCGACAAGCCGGTCGTCGGCGCGGTGTTCACGCGCACGGGCGACGGCGGCTTCGACGACGTGGAGGGCATCGCGACGGCGCTCGGGACGACCGACGCCGTGACCGTCAGCGTCCCTCACGACGACGCGGTGAAGCTCGCCGTCCGGAAGGGCCACCCGGTCGTCTCGCTGCAGCCCGACAGCCCCGCGGCGCGCGCGTACGACCGGCTCGCCGCGAAGCTCGCGGACAGCGTCGGCATGGAGCCCGCGGAGCCGGAGCCGACGGGCTTCGAGTGGGTCGACCCGGACACGGGCGAGACCGAGGAACCCGCGGAGCCGGTCGACGACGGCCCCGTCTACGAGATTCCGCTCGAAGACCTCATCGAGGAAGCCGGGTTGGATGCGGAAGGCGAGGCCTCGAAGCGTCGCGTGA
- the flaJ gene encoding archaellar assembly protein FlaJ, with protein sequence MAAEDVEAEPTGTLEDIEFGDLVDSVVESYRQMAMPAYTYALVVVVPSLVFLLASIAAIFVVDLPLFVAVPIPMLGALALVTAVLYPKIKRDQRRTRMENRFHLFVTHMTILSTTNIDRVEVFRRMGDEYEYGPLAEESRRIVQLIDAWNQSLDDACRMRANKVPSDLVADFLDRLAYTINSGERLEAYLTSEQDAIIRNYATVYEGQLENLQVMKDLYLSMVLSVTFALVFATVLPILSGTDPTLTVSAVVVLYSFIQIGFLYAIYTIAPSDPLWYFPENRTTWTEWRLRIATGFGVGLSVVLVVATLAVFLGWTRIDPHAVPLPMYAAVPTTPLIVPGLVARAEEKRVQDRDDAFTNFIRALGASETARQTTTTRVLETLRNKKFGALTELVDDLYKRLNLRLDAEKAWRYFTADAHSYLIQKFSEMYLIGRQMGGDPKHLGELISGNMGEVQQLRQRRTQAASTMVGVLYGITAAATFAFFIGLGIVDVISGLGLDFSNSALPVDDLINTAMYDIQLIEYLLVVTVLVNAVLSSLMIRVVDGGHKVNAYIHFVVLTWISSIIGSLTLRLVESLLAV encoded by the coding sequence ATGGCCGCGGAAGACGTCGAAGCCGAGCCGACTGGCACGCTCGAAGACATCGAGTTCGGCGACCTCGTCGACTCCGTCGTGGAGTCCTACCGGCAGATGGCGATGCCGGCGTACACGTACGCGCTCGTCGTCGTCGTGCCGTCGCTGGTCTTCCTGCTGGCCTCTATCGCGGCCATCTTCGTCGTCGATCTCCCGCTGTTCGTCGCCGTCCCGATTCCGATGTTGGGCGCGCTCGCGCTCGTGACGGCCGTGCTGTACCCGAAAATCAAGCGCGACCAGCGCCGCACGCGCATGGAGAACCGCTTCCACCTCTTCGTCACGCACATGACCATTCTGTCGACGACGAACATCGACCGCGTGGAGGTGTTCCGGCGGATGGGCGACGAGTACGAGTACGGCCCGCTCGCCGAGGAGTCCCGGCGCATCGTCCAGCTCATCGACGCGTGGAACCAGAGCCTCGACGACGCCTGCCGGATGCGCGCGAACAAGGTGCCGAGCGACCTCGTCGCGGACTTCCTCGACCGGCTGGCGTACACCATCAACTCCGGGGAACGCCTGGAAGCGTACCTGACCTCCGAGCAGGACGCCATCATCCGGAACTACGCGACCGTCTACGAGGGGCAACTGGAGAACCTCCAGGTGATGAAGGACCTCTACCTGTCGATGGTGCTGTCCGTGACGTTCGCGCTCGTGTTCGCGACCGTCCTCCCCATCCTCTCGGGGACGGATCCGACGCTGACGGTGTCCGCGGTCGTCGTGCTGTACTCGTTCATCCAGATCGGGTTCCTCTACGCCATCTACACGATCGCGCCCAGCGACCCGCTGTGGTACTTCCCCGAGAACCGGACGACGTGGACGGAGTGGCGGCTCCGCATCGCGACCGGGTTCGGCGTCGGGCTGTCGGTGGTGCTGGTCGTCGCGACGCTCGCGGTGTTCCTCGGGTGGACGCGCATCGACCCCCACGCCGTGCCGCTGCCGATGTACGCCGCGGTGCCGACGACGCCGCTCATCGTTCCGGGGTTGGTGGCACGCGCCGAGGAGAAGCGCGTGCAGGACCGCGACGACGCGTTCACGAACTTCATCCGCGCGCTGGGGGCCAGCGAGACGGCGCGCCAGACGACGACCACGCGCGTGCTGGAGACGCTGCGGAACAAGAAGTTCGGCGCGCTCACCGAACTCGTCGACGACCTCTACAAGCGGCTGAACCTCCGGCTGGACGCGGAGAAGGCGTGGCGGTACTTCACCGCGGACGCCCACTCGTACCTGATTCAGAAGTTCAGCGAGATGTACCTCATCGGCCGGCAGATGGGTGGCGACCCGAAGCACCTCGGCGAACTCATCTCCGGGAACATGGGCGAAGTCCAGCAGTTGCGCCAGCGCCGCACCCAGGCCGCGTCGACGATGGTGGGCGTGCTGTACGGCATCACCGCGGCGGCGACGTTCGCGTTCTTCATCGGGCTGGGCATCGTGGACGTCATCTCGGGGCTGGGCCTGGACTTCTCGAACTCCGCGCTGCCCGTCGACGACCTCATCAACACGGCGATGTACGACATCCAGCTCATCGAGTACCTGCTCGTGGTGACGGTACTGGTGAACGCGGTGTTGTCGTCGCTGATGATTCGCGTGGTCGACGGCGGCCACAAGGTGAACGCGTACATCCACTTCGTGGTGTTGACGTGGATCTCCTCTATCATCGGCTCGCTGACGCTTCGGCTCGTCGAGTCGCTGCTCGCGGTGTGA
- a CDS encoding type II/IV secretion system ATPase subunit produces the protein MDEPDDEWEANKPNVLYPVGGPIYCHVYGDLGKDTKYYTIEPELSGPEAAVFSQVRERILEKSVNKPAPEQEAEYDDRIEELLEETVRINDDDEGGVFERVRTLPQNLGTLVRNFDASSVADRMVSDERGQMSLDSGDLSGKQMKAGARRVATAPKQAARQFRAAAPMVRDALEEAFGFGRIPVTQSTYENIRYQLNRDIVGFGPLEPVMRDPYNEDIHVIGPSHCYVDHGTFGMLETTVDFGTPEEFDGWLRNMGERIGDPVSDSDPIVDSTLPDGSRVNIIYSDDVSLKGPSLTIRQGDEVPLSVGQITDWGTLSPELAAYLWLCLENEQTVFVVGETASGKTTTLNAIMSFIPRDSKIYTAEDTAEVLPPHDTWQQLLTREGQGENSADVDMFDLVAAALRSRPDYIIVGEVRGEEGRMAFQAAQTGHPVMLTFHASDIVSMIQRFTGEPINVPETFMDNADVALFQNRVKQGDDVLRRVTSVQEIEGYSKEMGGVVTRQAFYWDPVEDEIVFQGRNNSYVLEEQIATLLGYADTREIYDELDFRADIMERIIQEDLTGYHEFNETIESFQRDGIEGLPFTITRGF, from the coding sequence ATCGACGAGCCCGACGACGAGTGGGAGGCGAACAAGCCCAACGTCCTCTACCCCGTCGGCGGCCCGATTTACTGCCACGTGTACGGCGACCTCGGGAAGGACACCAAGTACTACACCATCGAGCCGGAGCTCTCCGGCCCGGAGGCTGCGGTGTTCAGCCAGGTCCGCGAGCGCATCCTGGAGAAGTCGGTGAACAAGCCGGCTCCCGAGCAGGAAGCCGAGTACGACGACCGCATCGAGGAACTCCTCGAGGAGACCGTCCGCATCAACGACGACGACGAGGGCGGCGTCTTCGAGCGCGTGCGCACGCTGCCCCAGAACCTCGGGACGCTGGTCCGGAACTTCGACGCGTCGTCGGTCGCCGACCGGATGGTCAGCGACGAGCGCGGCCAGATGTCGCTGGATTCGGGCGACCTCTCCGGCAAACAGATGAAAGCGGGCGCGCGCCGCGTCGCGACCGCGCCCAAGCAGGCCGCCCGCCAGTTCCGCGCGGCGGCACCGATGGTCCGGGACGCCCTCGAAGAGGCGTTCGGGTTCGGGCGGATTCCCGTGACGCAGTCGACCTACGAGAACATCCGCTACCAGTTGAACCGCGACATCGTCGGGTTCGGGCCGCTGGAGCCGGTGATGCGCGACCCGTACAACGAGGACATCCACGTCATCGGTCCGAGTCACTGCTACGTCGACCACGGCACGTTCGGGATGCTGGAGACGACCGTGGACTTCGGGACGCCCGAGGAGTTCGACGGCTGGCTGCGGAACATGGGCGAGCGCATCGGCGACCCGGTCTCGGACTCCGACCCCATCGTGGACTCGACGCTCCCGGACGGCTCCCGTGTGAACATCATCTACAGCGACGACGTCTCCCTGAAGGGGCCGTCGCTGACCATCCGTCAGGGCGACGAGGTGCCGCTCTCGGTCGGCCAGATTACCGACTGGGGGACGCTCTCGCCCGAACTGGCGGCGTACCTCTGGCTCTGCCTGGAGAACGAGCAGACCGTGTTCGTGGTCGGGGAGACGGCGTCCGGGAAGACCACGACGCTGAACGCCATCATGTCGTTCATCCCGCGGGACTCCAAGATTTACACCGCGGAGGACACCGCCGAGGTGCTGCCGCCCCACGACACGTGGCAGCAGCTCCTCACCCGGGAGGGGCAGGGCGAGAACTCCGCGGACGTGGACATGTTCGACCTCGTCGCGGCCGCGCTGCGTTCGCGCCCCGACTACATCATCGTCGGTGAGGTGCGTGGCGAGGAGGGGCGCATGGCGTTCCAGGCCGCCCAGACCGGCCACCCCGTGATGCTGACGTTCCACGCCAGCGACATCGTCTCGATGATTCAGCGCTTCACGGGCGAACCCATCAACGTCCCGGAGACGTTCATGGACAACGCCGACGTGGCGCTGTTCCAGAACCGCGTCAAGCAGGGCGACGACGTGCTGCGCCGCGTCACCTCGGTGCAGGAAATCGAGGGCTACTCCAAGGAGATGGGCGGCGTCGTCACCCGGCAGGCGTTCTACTGGGACCCCGTCGAGGACGAAATCGTCTTCCAGGGCCGGAACAACTCCTACGTCCTCGAAGAGCAGATCGCGACCCTGCTGGGGTACGCCGACACCCGCGAAATCTACGACGAGCTGGACTTCCGCGCGGACATCATGGAGCGCATCATCCAGGAGGACTTGACGGGGTACCACGAGTTCAACGAGACCATCGAGTCGTTCCAGCGGGACGGCATCGAGGGCCTCCCGTTCACCATCACGCGCGGGTTCTAG
- a CDS encoding ATPase domain-containing protein translates to MSTRNLYSLGLDEHDRLNNELGGGIPGGSIVLVEGDYGAGKSALSQRITYGLCEEQHSVTLVSTELTVRGFIDQMHSLSYDVEEHLLNENLLFFQADVDSGSSTLRGENRDEGNRKQLLKRLMEAEKMWEADVVVIDTFDAILRNDPKFEALVRQNDERQAALEIISFFRDLVSKGKVIVLTVDPSTVDEEAIGPFRSIADVYFELQMAEVGNDVRRSIAVRRFAGMGEQVGDTIGYSVRSGTGIVIESRSVA, encoded by the coding sequence ATGAGCACGCGAAACCTCTACTCGCTCGGGCTGGACGAACACGACCGGTTGAACAACGAGCTGGGCGGCGGGATTCCGGGCGGCAGCATCGTCCTCGTCGAGGGCGACTACGGCGCGGGGAAGTCCGCGCTGAGCCAGCGCATCACGTACGGCCTCTGCGAGGAACAACACTCCGTGACGTTGGTGTCGACGGAACTCACCGTGCGTGGGTTCATCGACCAGATGCACTCGCTGAGTTACGACGTCGAGGAACACCTCCTCAACGAGAACCTGTTGTTCTTCCAGGCGGACGTCGACTCCGGGAGCAGCACGTTGCGTGGCGAAAACCGCGACGAGGGGAACCGCAAGCAGTTGCTCAAGCGCCTGATGGAGGCCGAGAAGATGTGGGAGGCCGACGTCGTCGTCATCGACACGTTCGACGCCATCCTCCGGAACGACCCGAAATTCGAGGCCCTCGTTCGGCAGAACGACGAGCGCCAGGCCGCGCTGGAAATCATTTCCTTCTTCAGGGACTTGGTCTCGAAAGGAAAGGTCATCGTTTTGACCGTGGACCCCAGTACTGTAGACGAGGAAGCAATCGGTCCGTTCCGCTCCATCGCCGACGTGTACTTCGAGTTACAGATGGCGGAGGTCGGCAACGACGTCCGCCGCTCGATTGCGGTGCGGCGGTTCGCCGGGATGGGCGAGCAGGTCGGTGACACAATCGGCTATTCGGTGCGGTCCGGAACCGGCATCGTCATCGAGAGTCGGAGCGTAGCGTAG
- a CDS encoding flagellar protein G yields MASVSSSTLIIFIASILVAASVAGTMTNGVQRLSGALGDRSVDVSQQIRTDVELISDPGTPSSIYNSSDDTITLLVKNTGSKTLPARPETFDILVDGRYTSPSNATVLNGGRWQTGDVARVTLERNLTADDHRVVVTVNGDEELLEFRTS; encoded by the coding sequence ATGGCGAGTGTCTCCTCGTCGACGCTCATCATCTTCATCGCGAGCATCCTCGTCGCGGCGTCGGTCGCGGGGACGATGACCAACGGCGTCCAGCGGCTGAGCGGCGCGCTCGGCGACCGGAGCGTCGACGTCAGCCAGCAGATTCGGACGGACGTCGAACTCATCAGTGACCCCGGGACGCCGTCCTCGATTTACAACAGCAGCGACGACACCATCACGTTACTCGTGAAAAACACGGGGTCGAAGACGTTGCCGGCGAGGCCGGAGACGTTCGACATCCTCGTGGACGGCCGGTACACGTCGCCGTCGAACGCGACGGTTCTCAACGGCGGCCGGTGGCAGACCGGGGACGTCGCGCGGGTGACCCTGGAGCGGAACCTGACCGCGGACGACCACCGCGTGGTGGTGACGGTCAACGGCGACGAAGAACTGCTGGAGTTCAGAACATCATGA
- a CDS encoding fla cluster protein FlaF: protein MGFSVSGSAAILFIAAFVCVGILYSAAYNGYERVQDADGSYDDRMLEQRNTAVNVTNATYNASGNGLVTVNVTNHGSTSLSVNDTDLLVDGVFEPRDDYVDWNVEGQSDTTLWLPGESYNITIDVGNPDRVKIVTGPGVTETATVEGT from the coding sequence ATGGGATTCAGCGTTAGTGGCTCCGCGGCAATCCTGTTTATTGCCGCGTTTGTCTGCGTCGGCATCCTCTACTCGGCGGCGTACAACGGGTACGAGCGCGTCCAGGACGCCGACGGGAGCTACGACGACCGGATGCTCGAACAGCGCAACACCGCCGTGAACGTCACCAACGCCACGTACAACGCCAGCGGGAACGGGCTCGTGACGGTGAACGTGACCAACCACGGGTCGACGTCGCTGTCCGTGAACGACACCGACCTACTGGTCGACGGCGTGTTCGAGCCCCGGGACGACTACGTCGACTGGAACGTCGAAGGCCAGTCGGACACGACGCTGTGGCTGCCCGGCGAGTCGTACAACATCACTATCGACGTCGGCAATCCCGACCGCGTGAAAATCGTCACGGGCCCCGGCGTGACCGAGACCGCGACCGTGGAGGGGACGTAG
- a CDS encoding FlaD/FlaE family flagellar protein, which translates to MKFIHLTPAVLVFVQLGALAVGMASWLDDDEEGSGDSGGDEEFGVDDEEFDDDFDDEFGSFDGMDGGGGGSGAQDASVNELEHRIEELETEVSNVASKANTVRSENEQISESVEDVEENVRKLLEIYEMVTRGVNPFVDDVNADAMGGGGAESFGLFDDDDGGEEAAEEDLDADITNADADDFFEDDAFEEGDEMDDLDDDGMGEFEEDLDDGDDEMDGFDEFEDDEAEDEEVADEDESDIGGDGTSFEELKEEYESGDADWAEEEDEPAASAESAAPVESDDSDLGFDDSDLEADADDAEDEDGFEFEEEPEESSADEPAGAAPAAPGLGFASDGDEPHLAEPPTGYLADVVALEWLDYLLSEFGPKNTVRTLNYYERIGWIGEPVRDHLFDYLEGLTDSDYLYREEFGTTELTMDDHLESLDYIDELASENIERAIVDRFDDLHRNGIQR; encoded by the coding sequence ATGAAGTTTATCCACCTCACCCCGGCTGTGCTCGTCTTCGTCCAGCTCGGGGCACTGGCCGTCGGGATGGCCAGTTGGCTCGACGACGACGAGGAGGGGTCGGGGGACTCCGGCGGCGACGAGGAGTTCGGCGTCGACGACGAGGAGTTCGACGACGATTTCGACGACGAGTTCGGGTCGTTCGACGGCATGGACGGCGGGGGCGGTGGTTCGGGTGCCCAAGACGCGTCCGTCAACGAACTCGAACACCGCATCGAGGAGCTCGAAACCGAAGTGTCGAACGTCGCGTCGAAGGCCAACACCGTCCGCAGCGAGAACGAACAGATCAGCGAGAGCGTCGAGGACGTCGAGGAGAACGTCCGCAAGCTCCTGGAGATATACGAGATGGTGACTCGCGGGGTCAACCCGTTCGTCGACGACGTGAACGCCGACGCGATGGGCGGCGGGGGAGCCGAGAGTTTCGGCCTGTTCGACGACGACGACGGCGGCGAAGAAGCCGCCGAAGAGGACCTCGACGCCGACATCACGAACGCCGACGCCGACGACTTCTTCGAGGACGACGCCTTCGAGGAGGGCGACGAGATGGACGACCTCGACGACGACGGCATGGGGGAGTTCGAGGAAGACCTCGACGACGGCGACGACGAGATGGACGGCTTCGACGAGTTCGAGGACGACGAAGCAGAGGACGAGGAGGTCGCCGACGAGGACGAGTCCGACATCGGCGGCGACGGTACCTCCTTCGAGGAGCTCAAAGAGGAGTACGAGTCCGGCGACGCCGACTGGGCCGAGGAAGAGGACGAGCCGGCGGCGAGCGCCGAGAGCGCAGCGCCGGTGGAGTCCGACGACTCCGACCTCGGGTTCGACGACTCCGACCTCGAAGCCGACGCGGACGACGCCGAGGACGAGGACGGCTTCGAATTCGAGGAAGAGCCCGAGGAGTCGAGCGCCGACGAGCCGGCCGGCGCGGCACCGGCAGCGCCCGGGCTCGGGTTCGCCTCTGACGGCGACGAACCCCACCTCGCGGAGCCGCCGACGGGCTACCTCGCCGACGTCGTCGCCCTGGAGTGGCTGGACTACCTGCTCTCGGAGTTCGGACCGAAGAACACGGTCCGCACGCTGAACTACTACGAGCGCATCGGCTGGATCGGCGAGCCGGTCCGGGACCACCTCTTCGACTACCTCGAAGGGCTGACCGACTCGGACTACCTCTACCGCGAGGAGTTCGGGACGACCGAACTCACGATGGACGACCACCTCGAGAGCCTGGACTACATCGACGAGCTGGCGAGCGAGAACATCGAGCGCGCCATCGTCGACCGCTTCGACGACCTCCACAGGAATGGGATTCAGCGTTAG
- a CDS encoding FlaD/FlaE family flagellar protein, translating to MTLNPREYDPEELRSAARQSDGQNIRELKERLTEHEQTADEAIRSSQLKQLLFMHSSASEQNLQRPYLETMPGKYAAEITLFEWLEFLLERGGVKRSLDAIDYYASIGWVGEDAAEELRDHVRGFAGPADEEAHSDFEMTDHVLSLVFIARLASME from the coding sequence ATGACCCTGAACCCACGCGAATACGACCCCGAGGAGTTGCGCAGTGCGGCCCGTCAGAGCGACGGCCAGAACATCCGCGAGCTCAAAGAGCGGCTCACCGAGCACGAGCAGACCGCCGACGAGGCGATTCGGTCGAGCCAGCTCAAGCAGCTGCTGTTCATGCATTCGAGCGCGAGCGAGCAGAACCTCCAGCGGCCGTACCTGGAGACGATGCCGGGGAAGTACGCCGCCGAGATTACGCTGTTCGAGTGGCTGGAGTTTCTCCTGGAGCGCGGCGGCGTGAAGCGCTCGCTGGACGCCATCGACTACTACGCGTCCATCGGCTGGGTCGGCGAGGACGCTGCCGAGGAACTCCGCGACCACGTTCGTGGGTTCGCGGGGCCGGCCGACGAGGAGGCGCACTCGGACTTCGAGATGACCGACCACGTGCTCAGTCTCGTGTTCATCGCGCGCCTCGCGTCGATGGAATGA
- a CDS encoding methyl-accepting chemotaxis protein has product MLGTLRKLLGRGSEQPATDGGTDTGQFSFGDQDRHAAAVRDGYEVEGARLDPGLPEEALDHLGGLLDETGPEPGTHVPAYEAAGVDAAEFVAAHDAAVDGVVRSVFDRLREEGLNEQSLDRAEDELRTGLDAVVQDAAAGVDAFDSGSGDELNVEDDELLDGVGVPVFMLDAQGEVVVWNEALADLTKCPAEEAIGMSHASEGFYPDGRRVQTLADKVVEAPEAADREFGVDRAATTEDGYVDSSTMVTADGEEREIRFTATPVFDDGELVAVVETIEDRTDDVHRTEAVEDLVAELSSTIDALSNGHLEQRASFEHDGVIDERLLGVVDDLNGMADEFERLVGQVDGRTQELATSIRRATEDANEIAETVGEQNEVLSDAASEMQNFSASMQEVAASSDQVAAAAEQAQTAAENGLDASEGASQATDEVIDISDDLVDSVSELEEKMDEIEDVVDVIAEVADQTNLLALNANIEAARAGEAGSGFEVVADEVKQLANETREHTERIAGSIDDVQQQANETVLAVEESHEQIYRAGDEIDDALTALEEIADAVDEAATGITEVARANDEQASTVEDVIVTIEEVQDQAEQAADASQRIVDATSEQSEAVRELDDSVDQLTSNDERLTEETQG; this is encoded by the coding sequence ATGCTGGGTACGCTTCGAAAATTACTCGGCCGGGGGTCGGAGCAGCCGGCGACGGACGGCGGCACCGACACCGGCCAGTTCTCCTTCGGCGACCAGGACAGACACGCGGCAGCGGTCCGAGACGGCTACGAGGTCGAGGGGGCTCGCCTCGACCCGGGCCTCCCGGAGGAAGCCCTCGACCACCTCGGCGGGCTGCTCGACGAGACCGGCCCGGAACCCGGGACGCACGTGCCCGCCTACGAGGCCGCGGGCGTGGACGCCGCTGAATTCGTCGCCGCGCACGACGCTGCCGTCGACGGCGTCGTGCGTTCCGTGTTCGACCGGCTGCGCGAGGAAGGGCTCAACGAGCAGTCCCTCGACCGCGCGGAAGACGAGTTGCGGACCGGGCTGGACGCCGTGGTGCAGGACGCCGCTGCGGGCGTCGACGCGTTCGACAGCGGGAGTGGGGACGAGTTGAACGTCGAGGACGACGAACTGCTGGATGGCGTCGGCGTGCCGGTGTTCATGCTCGACGCGCAGGGGGAGGTCGTCGTGTGGAACGAAGCGCTTGCCGACCTCACGAAGTGTCCGGCCGAGGAAGCCATCGGCATGAGCCACGCCAGCGAGGGGTTCTATCCGGACGGGCGTCGCGTGCAGACGCTCGCCGACAAGGTCGTCGAAGCGCCCGAAGCCGCGGACCGCGAGTTCGGCGTCGACCGCGCGGCCACGACGGAGGATGGCTACGTCGACTCCAGCACGATGGTCACTGCGGACGGCGAGGAGCGTGAGATACGGTTCACGGCGACACCGGTATTCGACGACGGCGAACTCGTCGCAGTCGTCGAGACCATCGAGGACCGCACGGATGACGTCCACCGAACGGAAGCCGTCGAAGACCTCGTCGCCGAACTCAGCTCGACCATCGACGCGCTCTCGAACGGCCACCTAGAGCAGCGCGCGTCCTTCGAGCACGACGGCGTCATCGACGAGCGCTTGCTCGGCGTCGTCGACGACCTGAACGGGATGGCCGACGAGTTCGAACGTCTCGTCGGGCAGGTCGACGGGCGGACCCAGGAGCTCGCAACGTCGATTCGGCGCGCGACCGAGGACGCGAACGAAATCGCGGAGACGGTCGGCGAGCAGAACGAGGTGCTGTCGGACGCCGCCAGCGAGATGCAGAACTTCTCGGCGAGCATGCAGGAGGTCGCGGCCAGCTCCGACCAGGTGGCCGCCGCCGCCGAGCAGGCCCAGACCGCCGCGGAGAACGGGCTGGACGCCAGCGAGGGCGCGAGCCAGGCGACCGACGAGGTCATCGACATCAGCGACGACCTCGTGGACAGCGTCTCCGAGCTGGAGGAGAAGATGGACGAGATCGAGGACGTTGTCGACGTCATCGCGGAGGTCGCCGACCAGACGAACCTGCTCGCGCTGAACGCGAACATCGAGGCCGCGCGCGCCGGCGAGGCCGGGAGCGGATTCGAGGTCGTCGCCGACGAGGTCAAACAGCTCGCCAACGAGACCCGCGAGCACACCGAACGCATCGCGGGCAGCATCGACGACGTCCAGCAGCAGGCCAACGAGACAGTCCTCGCCGTCGAGGAGTCCCACGAGCAAATCTATCGAGCGGGCGACGAAATCGACGACGCGCTGACCGCGCTCGAAGAAATCGCGGACGCCGTCGACGAGGCCGCCACAGGAATTACGGAGGTCGCGCGCGCGAACGACGAGCAAGCGTCGACCGTCGAAGACGTCATCGTTACCATCGAGGAAGTCCAAGACCAGGCCGAGCAGGCCGCGGACGCGTCCCAGCGCATCGTCGACGCGACCAGCGAGCAGTCCGAGGCGGTGCGCGAGTTGGACGACAGCGTCGACCAGTTGACGTCGAACGACGAGCGGCTCACCGAGGAGACCCAAGGATGA
- a CDS encoding DUF7385 family protein, with protein sequence MDDPVDFEAVRHRVKLLRDTGSEQVFENRDGVACPACGEAFTEALATTERTCQLSPGPSVDICLVREPERMIVLTHA encoded by the coding sequence ATGGACGACCCGGTCGACTTCGAGGCGGTCAGGCACCGCGTGAAGCTACTGCGGGATACGGGCTCCGAGCAGGTGTTCGAGAATCGTGACGGAGTGGCGTGTCCGGCCTGTGGGGAGGCGTTCACCGAGGCGCTGGCGACGACCGAGCGCACGTGCCAGCTGTCGCCCGGGCCGTCGGTGGACATCTGCCTCGTTCGGGAGCCCGAGCGTATGATAGTTCTCACGCACGCGTAA